CGTCCGAGACGAGTCGGCTATCCTATCTCCTCTCTGAAGGATATACTGCATTGCTCATAAACAGAAGAGATGGCATGATgacatacagtcaaccttgcagACATCAAATCCATTTGGACcaaagaaatagcttcgactgagagaaaatttgacttatgagggattaaagaTCAATAGAACATAAAGAGAAGAGGGCTTGAAAAGACTTTTGACTTAGGAGATTGTTTGACTCATGCGAGGCCAACTTTATGCAAGGTTGACAGTAATTTATTCTTACTAAGTCATTAGACTACCGTCCATGTGTAGCCTCAATAATTAATGAAGAAATTATAACTCGGATTTTCATATGACAGAAGGATAATGAATTTTTACaacaaatcattttcatcatcattgttatgatTCTGAGAAAGTGCAATGTCTCCTGAGCTCTCTACATTTCTTCCATAGCATGCTGTTTATAATACTACTCACATAGATggtatggaaaaaacaaaaacaaaactagaaatgtcgccatggcgactggtatgcctccgccataatgcatgattctcctaataggtctagatagtacatgtggacaatgtgtgattagatttgtgacccgctacaacgaaagggtcctaaagtcgctgacggctgagccgagaaaatcgagttcaaagtcacatcatcaaaattggtcaaaacaaccagatttctgtttttggcataattttgtagtctaatgttttgtctatcatctggcgaaattttgaagctaaatgatcaaaggaaaggcaagaaatcagtatttttctgggtcatgattttccgactttcagagtaacagaaacgtgtccgaagatttggatttagtgctGCAGCTAGACTCctcccctagcaacgagggagtgatcttattggtcagtgcgtggcatcctgattactgattggtcatgcgtagaccgctggcgctaagcttgactGAACATCAcagaggtcgctaggagcatgccttctattgtcaagcggtgaaaacttaCTCGCCTTCCCTTGATCAtaatagcgtcggaaggaaaactttgaaggcgtttgaCATGcactaataaaatcatcaatatctccacAACCGAGTGCTTTTATGAATAaggctatatatgaaattaaagtagaagagtaaggaaataatgtcatgccattttttagaaaattgtcctccccgactttcggatccttttgttgtagcgggtcacattttcacaaaattggcaaaatattaaaatgacaagtttgtcacgaatgtgttgaatgttcaccttccttgacctacaatgcaggtttaattggatgaataggagagcatgtatttggggatttaaggactttaacttgactttgacccattcatacgtttatgcacttagtaattttcaaggtatggagaaaaagtgcaatttctgtactgaatagtaaattgttaccattttcatctggcctttgacccaaaaattcataagataattgaATCagtgtcaggcagaacatgcataaatatgtagtaggtttcaagataacttgagccactttcgagatatggaggaaaaagttagttcagcactttcacttgatctttgaccttttgacctttgaggcaaaaaacaaaagaaaaaaaaaacaaactttccagagaatctctattaggttacacatgcatacaccaagtgaaaaaaaaaataatcctgttggcattgcataaacatgagggaaatagtaaaattttgaagtgttgcccttgacctttgaccccatgaaccctaaattgtctagataatcactgccagtcagtacatgtatatactatgttccatgaagataccttgagcaatttccaaggtacagagaaaaaagtgaagttttaatatttttacttgacctttgacctttgacttcacgACCCCAAACTTTCtccagagaatcttgattgggtaatacatgtatacactaagtttcaagaaaatatcttcaggtattgcatagatatggtggaaatagtgaaattttatgtatctaaccttgaccttttgacctttgacctttgacaacttcaccccctaatacacatacatgctaagtttcattaggatacctcaaaaggttttttagttacgttgtccacaaaattcattacggacggacggaaggacggacggacaaccagaaaacaatgcctccggcaccacttcgtggcggaggcataaaaaacttCTTCATAATACTCAGGAAGATAATGTTTGGGTCAGACAATACCTCTGCTTGACTGCCTTTGCACAGAGACATCCACCGTAGGCTCGCGAGACCTTCTTCTTGGGCTTGGAGAGAGCCATAAGCTTCTTGGGGCGGGCAGCTTGAACCTAGTGAACAAGAAAGATGCAATAATATCACTTAATTGAAATCATAAGGTCGTGGAATAGCACTGTCACACATGTTTATCTACAAGTGTATGCAAATTTATACAAATGTGAAAGGAGGTCCTGCTTTTCTCTTCTAAACAATCTCAAGTGCggaaaaatacactgtatgtctcTTTAAACTTAAAGCACCTACCCCTCATATACTGCCTACAGATAACACTTAAAACATCAGAACATTCATTCATCATACCAATCACAAATTGACAAAAAACAGACTTTCAGCCCTATTTTGTCACCCGATATGATTATGGCAAAAAGCAATCTTAAACCAACTACTGCTGCCCTGAATACATACACACTCCAACACTCCAGCAGGTTTGCCTGCTACTGTATGTGCTAGAAATTTTGAGAGCAATATTTTGCTCTGGGATTCAGCAATACATAGTACAATCTTTTGCACAATGCCTGCAAACCCAAACCAAATTAATCAACTCCCTCCAAACGCCTTACTTTTGTCTTTCTGTAGTACATAATTATAAGAACACCTTCTTTACAGAGTAACCACCTTCATCATCTTCCCTTTGGACAAGGAGAAACATGATGACTGTAAATCAGATGAAACATGCTAAATCATTTCATCCTGACTTTGAAACGTTAGTCCTCAGACCTGTAGGTCGCATCTGAGTAAACtagggggcatttcataaagCACTTTGTCAGGTATATTTTCTGACCAACTGTCACTGAAATTTACTGCTACTGAAATTTTTGCATCtcattggctgagagcaaatttgtctggcaaatttattttgttggacaaaatgcttcaagaaatgcccccctgattcACTAGTTTTACAGTACAATGACAACATTTTCCTGCCAACAAATCTTACCCCCTTGAGCTTCACTCCTGTGTCACCGCATCTGGCTGGTGAAGGCTTCTTCTTGAGGTAGTGGTACACCAGGCGCCCACCTATATGATTAAATGTTCAGGTTAGAAAACTCTAGTTAACATTGGAACACCTAAGATAATCATTAATTGTACACAATATGTCTAGACCAGCTTATAATAATCACACATCAGCTTTTTGATTCAGCATTGGTCCAGCAATCTGAAATTCAGCAAGTACCGCTTCTGGTTTAATTTGGAAGATATGACAAAAATAAGGTGATGAACTCAATTAGTACAGGAGGCAGTTTCCAAATGGTATATGCCGATTAATCTCAAAGTAGAAACGTACACTGAACCCTTTGCTTTAAATGATCATGTGTGTACCATGCATTCAATGTGATGGGTATTCTGATTTTATATCCTAAAGGCATTGGAGTATTATTTACTGTCTAATACAGTCAACCCTACCCAAGTCAAATCCAAAGACTTAACATGAATGTTTAATTACACAATAAATTTTATGTTCATGTCCTTCCACAGTAAAATTTTTCTTCAACCCAGCCAATTCATTGACTTGTGTGAGGTTGAATTAAGCAAGGCTGACTGTAAATTTTATTCATAAGTAATTAAATGTCTCACAAATTCACAATCACTTTAAATGTTCACCTTAAACCCAACTtttctttgaggaaaaaaaaatatatgaataagaAATCATATCATGAAGATGGAGTAATATGAAGTCTAATAACACAATACTGCCACAAATACTACTtccactactattactactactagtagtagtgataataataataaaaacaaagtgttcaCGGCTCGAACATTCTATATCTTGTCATATGCACTACTCATATCATAATGCTAATGTACAGTGGGATAGTATCAAGGGTATTCACTTTACTCTGTAAAGTTTAAAGGTAGTGGGTGTATTTTCACTCTACATTCACTGATTATGGGGTAAATGGCAAAGAAATCCACAATGCAAAGCTTCACTTACCAGGCGTCTTTACCCTGTGATAGGAGAATAAGAGAATGAGACAGGAATAGGTATAATTCATGGACAAATGCTGTTGGTAAAATCTCATTTAATGTACactaaagaagaaaaatggCTTAAATTCAGACATAAGGCAAATTATACACACTGACGAGGAACAACTTTTAAAGTATTACTGTACGAGcagaaattttcgtgaatttcgcgaatcgcctttgaaccacgaaaataacaacacacgaaaataacaacgcatGAATAACttagttcagttagaccctcgcaactgcgaaattaacaacacgcggaAATGTCCTACAagtagcaatttgcgaaaatatctgtacacgaacatttcagcttgtacagtattcATAACTAATGAAGTTCATGCACAATATATTTGCCAGAACTGTTGATTACACATTATTAACCAACTATCATGCATGCTTCATGTACATCACCTAGAAACTCTATATTGTTCACACATGTGCAGCATAAAACTACCAGTCAACACTATGACTCCAGCCTCCTTTGGCTTTGCATTCAAACCACACAACTGTCAACACTCTAACAATGTTTAATTTATTCTTGCTTTACTtacactttgattttgttggaCTTGGTGGCATATGTGTGCCTACGTCGGAAGGTGAGCCTCTGCACCATTTTGTGGCTGTAGGGTAACAAAGAATAAAGGAAGTTTTGTAGTAAAAACTTTCAGTTCATTTAATGAACTTATCTGTAGACGGTGAAAGCCCATTTGTTTATCCTGGTACGATGGACTCCCGATAATAATGAAGTCCTGGGGACAGccagttttctttttgttgaatcaaaattttgtttcaaCCAAACAAATAACACAGAGCAGAtgatgttgcggcctgaattgtTACTTCGTTGTAATTGAAATATCGTTATAAgcatgtttgttataatgaaaGTGCACTGTATGTTGCACTTCAATCTTTCTCATGCTTTGAATCTTGCTTGCTACTCCCCATCAAAGGTTCCCGAATATCTTGGCTCTATTGATGCCTTTCGGTCTGTAACAACATGATGAGCAGATGAGCCTGAGCCCAACAAAGATCTAGTAGACTTTAGTCTACATATATTGTACAGATTGTACACTGATATGAAGTATAGATCCAATAGACTTTCTACTGTATTTATGGGTAAACTCAGCCACTAGGgccttaataataataacaacaataactttTAACATGGTGCCTGTTGGCAGCAAGggccatttcattcattcatgaaaaGGCCCAATCGGGTGTCACTTCCCATTACACTTGGAAGTACCTCCTGCCCGAGTTCTAAAGTGGGACTTTAAGCACACATGATGTTCATTTGCTGttttattgatgaatgaaagtGCCCCTGCCAGAAACAGGCACCCTGCCGCATATTGGGTATTTCACTCTAGAGCATTTTGGCGCATATTGAAAGAATGAACATACACGCATTCACAGAGTCTACATCACATGTGTAAGTGCAGTGCTCAGTAAGtggttttctttgcaactgattgacaaactgccctacctcgacgtaaataagcactgaattgattagtgttttaagtagtagccatgacaaaaaatcatgggcgcacatactcgagcaggactccaacccacgacctcccgatctCCGGACAGGCATCACCCCCACTACTAGACCACAGAGCTTCCGcccaacagcaagtgttggCTCCAATCCCCACAGCATGCAGCAGGTActgcttttattattcaaattagtgaaTTTATTTACATCGAGgtagggcagtttgtcaatcagttgcaatgaaaacatctcgaggGAAGAAATTCACTAATTTGaatagggtaacatccccagtattcggtcactgaagcttttttgcaatatattacaaactaaaataatacatacatacatcattattatctacagcaatgtatgtggaatatatcaaatttctttaatctcaattttcattttgttaaatatcacacagaatttcacaaaatcgcaaaatatatcaccttgaaaattccccagtatacggtcaccgccaccag
The nucleotide sequence above comes from Diadema setosum chromosome 5, eeDiaSeto1, whole genome shotgun sequence. Encoded proteins:
- the LOC140228982 gene encoding uncharacterized protein, with amino-acid sequence MVQRLTFRRRHTYATKSNKIKVVKTPGGRLVYHYLKKKPSPARCGDTGVKLKGVQAARPKKLMALSKPKKKVSRAYGGCLCAKAVKQRIVRAFLIEEQKIVHKVLKASQQGKKK